The Alosa sapidissima isolate fAloSap1 chromosome 5, fAloSap1.pri, whole genome shotgun sequence genome has a window encoding:
- the LOC121709745 gene encoding uncharacterized protein LOC121709745, whose protein sequence is MDLHTPPTWLPPMDCDPLHSLPVDYAKKTLIFPLWTRGHYLLCVMEPLKTLILFMDSMYAKKEQGFGHKPYQHILRALAQRIAPGPWQEQTGLDIEGLPQQHFGVDCGIFMIMYAWYIALETPFDFSIHDMPYLRRWWCTNLEIEGHGRRFAHFTEEGRKMADGSVAPVFRVPRKRKLDTMGHQQQHQQLLQPQTAAPTVQCDSCVSIEQREESFSELEDFNEECEDTSCEEREERLREIQELSKDYQNTKWLFEEAKKAADWLDENSGLIKNKYWLPRVLDMEAEEQEEVLARQFVQLDVENMNLFTFQFTTVQDHETFSIHVRDELHIRAMTSFVQRSFPNEK, encoded by the exons ATGGACCTTCACACGCCCCCAACATGGCTCCCACCCATGGATTGTGACCCTCTGCATAGTCTTCCT GTGGATTACGCGAAGAAGACACTGATATTTCCTCTGTGGACTCGAGGGCATTATCTGCTTTGT GTCATGGAGCCACTGAAAACATTAATCTTGTTCATGGACTCGATGTATGCCAAGAAAGAACAAGGCTTTGGGCACAAGCCTTATCAACACATTTTGAG GGCTCTTGCACAGAGGATAGCACCAGGACCTTGGCAGGAACAGACAGGGCTGGACATTGAG GGCCTCCCACAGCAACATTTTGGTGTTGATTGTGGAATTTTCATGATCATG TATGCTTGGTACATCGCCCTGGAGACACCATTTGATTTCTCCATA cATGACATGCCCTAcctgaggaggtggtggtgcaca AATCTGGAGATCGAGGG GCATGGAAGAAGATTCGCACATTTCACAGAGGAGGGCAGAAAGATGGCAGACGGTAGTGTGGCACCTGTTTTCCGTGTGCCACGAAAAAGGAAGCTGGACACTATG GGccaccagcagcaacatcagCAGCTCCTACAGCCCCAAACAGCAGCTCCAACAGTCCAGTGTGACAGCTGTGTCTCCATTGAACAG agagaagagagtttcAGTGAATTAGAGGACTTCAATGAAGAATGTGAGGACACAAGTTGTGAGGAA AGAGAAGAGCGTTTGCGTGAGATACAGGAGCTCAGCAAAGACTACcagaacactaaatgg CTCTTCGAAGAGGCAAAAAAGGCAGCAGACTGGTTGGATGAAAACAGTGggctgataaaaaataaatattggcTGCCACGGGTGTTGGACATGGAGGcggaagagcaggaggaggtgctgGCCAGACAGTTTGTCCAGTTGGACGTTGAAAACATGAATTTGTTCACATTTCAATTTACCACCGTCCAAGATCACGAAACATTTTCTATTCATGTACGGGACGAACTTCACATTCGGGCAATGACATCATTTGTCCAAAGATCGTTtccaaatgaaaaataa